Within the Microbacterium sp. 1S1 genome, the region GAGCTTCGCGAGCTGGGTGGTGATCTGGTCGAACGCCGGGAAGACGAACCCGTCGAACTGGATCTCGACGACGGGACGGAACCCCGCCATTGCGAGACCGATCGCGGTGCCGACGAGACCCGACTCGGCCAGCGGGGTGTCCAGCACCCGCCGCTCGCCGAAGTCGCGTTGCAGGTGCTCGGTAATGCGGAAGACACCGCCGAGCTTGCCGATGTCCTCGCCCATGAGCAGGACCTTCGGGTCGTCCTCCATCGCCTTGCGCAGGCCGGCGTTCAGCGCCTTGCCGAGCGGCATGGTCTCCAGGGTCACTGGCCTTCTCCTTCGAACGACGCCTCGTAGCGGGCCCGCCAGGCTTTCTGCTCCTCGATCAGCGGATGCGGCTCGCTGTACACGTGGTCGAACATGAGCTCAGGGCGAGGCGGACCGAGCTGCACGGTACGCGCGCGCAGATCCTCCGCGGCATCCGCGGCCTCGGCGTCCACCTCGGCGAAGAAGCCGCCGTCGGCACCACGGTTCTCGAGGAACGCACGCATGCGGACGATCGGGTCGCGCCCGGCCCACGCGAGCTCCTCGTCGTTGCCGCGGTACTTCGTGGGGTCGTCGCTCGTCGTGTGTGCACCGAGCCGGTAGGTCACGGCCTCGATGGCGCGAGGACCGCCGCCGCCGCGCGCCTCATCGAGGGACACCCGGGACACGGCGTAGCTGGCGAGGACGTCGTTGCCGTCCACACGGACGCTGGGGATACCGTAGCCGGCACTGCGCTGCACGAGCGGCACCCGCGACTGCGTGGTGACCGGGACCGAGATCGCCCAGTGGTTGTTCTGCAGGAAGAACAGCGTCGGTGCCTGGTAGCTCGCCGCGAAGACCATCGCCTCGTGCACGTCACCCTGGCTGGAGGCACCGTCGCCGTAATAGACGACCACGGCCTCGTCCCGGTCGGCGTCCCCCGTTCCGGTGCGGCCGTCGAACGTGAGACCCATCGCGTATCCGGCAGCGTGCAGGGCCTGGGAGCCGAGCACGAGCGTGTACAGCCGGGTGTTGCCGTTCTTCGGGTCGGTCGGGTCCCAGCCGCCGTGGGAGACGCCCCGCATGAGCTTGATGATGTCGAGGGGATCGACACCGCGGATCCGCGTGACGGCGTGCTCGCGGTAGGAGGGGAAGATCGTGTCCTGCGCGCGAGCGGCACGGCCGGAGCCGACCTGGGCCGCCTCCTGTCCACGGCTCGGCGGCCACAGGGCCAGCTGCCCCTGCCGCTGCAGGTTGGTGGCCTGGGTGTCGATCGCGCGGATGCCCACCATGTCGCGGTAGAACTGCGCGAGCTCGGCGTCGGGGATCGACTCGATGAGCGGTAGGTACTGCTCGGCAGCGGGGCTCGGGGTGACCTTTCCGGTCTCGTCCAGAACGCGCACGAGGGGGATCTCAGAGGTGCTCACGGCCCCACGGTACCCACGTCGGCATGCCGGGGCGCGTATACCTAGGACGCCCTCGTATCTCGCCGGAACCCCGAGATTCCGCGGCTGAGCGGGTCTCGCGCCGCTCAGCGGAGGGCCGAGGCGACCTCCAGCACGCGGGCGATGGCCTCCTCCTCGCCGACCGAGATCCGGATGCCGTCGCCCGGGAACGGACGGACGATCAGGTCCGCGTCGACGAGGGCCGCCGCGACCTCATCCGTGCGCGCCCCGGTCGGCAGCCACACGAAGTTGCCCTGCGCGTCCGGCACGTCCCAGCCCTGGGCACGAAGCCCTTCGACGAGACGCCCGCGCCGCTCGATGATCACCGCGACCCGTTCCAGGAGCTCGGACTCCGCGTCGAGACTGGCGATGGCGGCGTTCTCCGCTGCGGACGTGACCGACAACGGGATACCCGTCGTCCGAGCCGCGTCGAGCACCTTCTCCTGGCCGATCGCGTAGCCGACCCGAAGGCCCGCGAGACCGTACGCCTTGGAGAACGTGCGGAGGACCACGACGTTCGGGTGCGCCTCGAAGACGCGCTCGGCGAGCCCGTCGACGGCGTCGGGGGCGGTGACGAACTCCGCGTAGGCCTCGTCGAGGATGATGAGCACATCGGACGGCACGCGATCCACGAACGCCGCGAACTCGGCGGAGGTGACGATGGGACCGGTCGGGTTGTTCGGGGTGCAGACGATGACGGCGCGCGTACGGTCGGTCACGGCGTCGGCCATCGCGTCGAGGTCGTGTCGGGAGTCGGGGGTCAGCGGCACCGGCACCCCGGTCGCCCCCGCCACGAGCGGCAGGCTCGGGTACGCCTCGAACGACCGCCAGGCGTAGACCACCTCGTCGCCGACGGACGCGGTGGCGAGCACGAGCTGGTGCAGGATCGCGACACTGCCCGAGGCGACGTGGACCTGCTCGGGCTCGACCCCGTAGCGGGACCCGAGTCGGGCACGGAGGCGGGCGGCCGTGGCATCCGGATACCGGTTGATCG harbors:
- a CDS encoding thiamine pyrophosphate-dependent dehydrogenase E1 component subunit alpha; its protein translation is MSTSEIPLVRVLDETGKVTPSPAAEQYLPLIESIPDAELAQFYRDMVGIRAIDTQATNLQRQGQLALWPPSRGQEAAQVGSGRAARAQDTIFPSYREHAVTRIRGVDPLDIIKLMRGVSHGGWDPTDPKNGNTRLYTLVLGSQALHAAGYAMGLTFDGRTGTGDADRDEAVVVYYGDGASSQGDVHEAMVFAASYQAPTLFFLQNNHWAISVPVTTQSRVPLVQRSAGYGIPSVRVDGNDVLASYAVSRVSLDEARGGGGPRAIEAVTYRLGAHTTSDDPTKYRGNDEELAWAGRDPIVRMRAFLENRGADGGFFAEVDAEAADAAEDLRARTVQLGPPRPELMFDHVYSEPHPLIEEQKAWRARYEASFEGEGQ
- a CDS encoding histidinol-phosphate transaminase, with translation MTEPTLPRIRPAIASLAPYRQGKQAGPEAFKLSSNENPFDPLPSVLEALQQTTPINRYPDATAARLRARLGSRYGVEPEQVHVASGSVAILHQLVLATASVGDEVVYAWRSFEAYPSLPLVAGATGVPVPLTPDSRHDLDAMADAVTDRTRAVIVCTPNNPTGPIVTSAEFAAFVDRVPSDVLIILDEAYAEFVTAPDAVDGLAERVFEAHPNVVVLRTFSKAYGLAGLRVGYAIGQEKVLDAARTTGIPLSVTSAAENAAIASLDAESELLERVAVIIERRGRLVEGLRAQGWDVPDAQGNFVWLPTGARTDEVAAALVDADLIVRPFPGDGIRISVGEEEAIARVLEVASALR